A genome region from Pyrenophora tritici-repentis strain M4 chromosome 9, whole genome shotgun sequence includes the following:
- a CDS encoding Chromo domain containing protein, translated as MKTLQDELRASMQWAQAKQAEYANEGRLPAPAFKVGDQVMLDTRNLRTKRPSASLDLKNRGPFTIVRAINNTAYELDLPANMKRIHNVFHPWLLHLVDDNPLTGQTQDPEVPAEFDPEVEDDTEYTVEAIEDCRINKKLKDPAARGRKGKTTQGLLQYLVRWANYPDGPDNPSWEPYMNLADSADTVTRYHLDHPNKPPMHRKFKSLTGKQDMLVMRLHALSRV; from the coding sequence ATGAAAACGCTGCAGGACGAGCTGCGAGCTTCAATGCAATGGGCGCAAGCAAAACAAGCAGAATACGCCAATGAAGGAAGGCTACCCGCACCAGCTTTCAAAGTCGGCGACCAAGTGATGCTGGACACTCGCAACCTACGGACGAAAAGACCCTCCGCGTCATTAGACCTAAAGAACCGCGGTCCCTTTACTATCGTTCGcgccatcaacaacaccgcATACGAGCTAGATCTTCCCGCTAACATGAAGCGCATCCACAATGTCTTCCACCCATGGCTCTTACACTTGGTTGACGACAACCCACTTACTGGACAAACACAAGATCCTGAGGTCCCTGCGGAGTTCGACCCAGAAGTGGAAGACGACACTGAATACACTGTCGAAGCAATCGAAGACTGCCGCATTAATAAGAAGCTTAAGGATCCTGCCGCCCGCGGTCGCAAGGGCAAGACTACCCAAGGCCTGCTCCAATACTTGGTACGATGGGCAAACTATCCCGACGGCCCCGACAATCCTTCATGGGAACCATACATGAACCTCGCGGACTCCGCTGACACTGTGACGCGCTATCACCTTGATCACCCAAACAAGCCGCCTATGCACAGGAAGTTTAAGTCTCTCACAGGCAAACAAGATATGCTGGTTATGCGACTTCACGCTCTTAGTCGTGTCTAG